Part of the Paenibacillus kyungheensis genome, TCGATATCGCAAATACAGTAGGCTTCGGCAACTTTTCGCATTTTGGTAAAATGTTTAAGCATTTATCTCAGGTCAGTCCTCGGGAATACCGGGTTTCAGCCAAACATATAGGGGTAAATAGATAAACATGCAGTGTATGAGATGAGCTACCTTTTGCATATGCGATTTTTGAACATACAATTAAATGGTGACTACATAGACTGATGTTGTAACCACTCTTTTTTGAGCAATGCATATTGAAAAGTATTCTCATATTTGGGAGTGCCGTCTTCATACGTAGTCATAGATACAAATTCTACAAAACAACCTTCTTGACGCATTTTGAATCGTTCACATAATTTCTGTGATCTATAATTATCATCTTCAACATAAGCATATAATCTTCTCGCTTGCATCTGTGTAAATAGGTATTGAAACAACGCCTGCACACTTTCACTGGCATACCCTTTGCCTTCAAACCGAGCATTGAAGTTCCAACCGACACAATACGTATCCGGTTCTTCTTTTAACGCAAATAATTCTCCGATCAACTCATTTGTGTCTTTGAGACAGACAGCGATATACGAATCATCTTTGCTTCTTTTTTGAATTTTTAATTGAGCTTCTTGTAATGTATTGATTTTATCATCGAGAAAACAATTTACCCGTGGCTGTCCTAAATATTCTAAAAGTCCCTGCGCATCTGCTTCGATAAAATGTCTCAATCTCAATCGCTGTGTTTCAATATTTTGCATCATCGATCTCCTATTGTTTTTCTTTTTGATTTGAGTCTATGTATACCATATCGTAATGAAATGCTATGTTCAAATGAAGCATAAGATAGATTAAAATGATCACTTATTAAAATCACATAGCTATAAGTTGAAATTAAAAAGTTAAAATCCAAAGAAAGTTGAAATCAAAAAAAGCTAGCTTCAAAAAGCCGCAAACCAAACAAAATAAAAAGACTTCGATCTCCACCGATATATCATCTAAGTGTGAGTATAGAAGTCTTTTTATTGTACATGTATTTATGAAGCAGGTAACAATCCTCGCAGCGCAAGAGACACTGTACCATCTTCTTGTTCCAGCACTACCCAATTTACAGCAATAGCTTCTTTTAATTGCTCAATCTGGTCAGCAGTCAATGTAATCTCATCCAAGCGACCTTCGCCTTCTGTATAATCATCATCTTCTTCAAGCAAAAAGCGATAATCCAACCACATTTTCAATCCTTGAATCGTATTAAATGTGATTCGGTATCCTTCTTTTACTGCTTGTACCAAAGGTTCACCATGCTCTATTGCATAAGCAAACCATTCTTGAAAATCAGTCTGTGATGATGTGATTTGCTCTAATGGAGCGATATCCTGGCGTTCCAAAGCATCGATCAATTGCTCTTGCGTTATTCCATCACGACGTAGACGCTCTAAAATCAATGCGGTACGCTGCGATACTTTCACTTGTTCACTCATGCGGATTCCTCCAGAATTAGGGTTAGATGAATAGGTCTTTAATGCTCGTCTCTTCGTACAACTTTCATATTCGCCAGTACCAGTGCACCTAGTAATACAGCAATCGAGATCGACCACAATAATGTATTGGATGCGTTGGTATAGTCGATAATAATCAGACGAATAATCGCAGTAATCCCAATATAGATAAAGTAGCGTAACGGGAAATGAAATCCACTTTTAAAATACTGGATAATTAGTGCAATAAATTCGAAATACAAAAAGAATACTAAAAGCTGTTCTGTAAATTCATAATCTGTTTTACCCACATCTGAATCAATAAACATAAAGCTAAAAATATACCATGTCTCTTTGAGAAGAAAAAATGTTAGTGTAAAACCTACTAAAACAAGCGTAATATTCAATATTCCTTGTAAAATAGCAGGTATTTTATAAATATGACTCATCCACGATTTCAAGGTGATCCTCCTCTATTTCATAACGATCTACTATCTGTCATTTGCATATATGCGTCTATCCATAGATTATACAATCGGAATTGAGAACCCGCAATGAAACTATTCAAAGCTTTACATTCATACTTACATTTTACTTTTTATACCAAAAATGTTTTAAAATAAATATATTGATTAAATTAGTAAATTAAATTATTATAGTTCTGCAAGACCACTTTATATTAGAAGAGTGATTTTCGTATGTCTCAACGCGAAGTACACATTTCTGTAATTAATGTAACGGACAGTGAATTGGTTTTGGAAAGCAAAACGAATTTAGCACATGGAGAATGGGTGGTTTCTCCAACCAATGTAACAAACAATGCTAAGCCTGTTAATTTTGAAGCAGATTCTGATGGATTCGCAACAGGGGTAGAAGGAACAATTTATTACAAGTTACCTCAAGGGGAAATTACGTTGTACTTTGATGATCCATACGTGGGTTCAGACGGATTTTCTGCACAAAGTAGTTCACCTGCTTATACGGTTCAGGTGATTGGCGGTAGTGGGAATGTATGTAATGTGACTTATCTAGTTAGTAACACATAAGTGAAATCTATCGTTAAGTGATTGTATGCTTACTATTTTTATTTATGGTTATTGAATATAGAAAGAAGTCTCCCCA contains:
- a CDS encoding GNAT family N-acetyltransferase, yielding MQNIETQRLRLRHFIEADAQGLLEYLGQPRVNCFLDDKINTLQEAQLKIQKRSKDDSYIAVCLKDTNELIGELFALKEEPDTYCVGWNFNARFEGKGYASESVQALFQYLFTQMQARRLYAYVEDDNYRSQKLCERFKMRQEGCFVEFVSMTTYEDGTPKYENTFQYALLKKEWLQHQSM
- the psiE gene encoding phosphate-starvation-inducible protein PsiE codes for the protein MKSWMSHIYKIPAILQGILNITLVLVGFTLTFFLLKETWYIFSFMFIDSDVGKTDYEFTEQLLVFFLYFEFIALIIQYFKSGFHFPLRYFIYIGITAIIRLIIIDYTNASNTLLWSISIAVLLGALVLANMKVVRRDEH
- a CDS encoding aegerolysin family protein, whose protein sequence is MSQREVHISVINVTDSELVLESKTNLAHGEWVVSPTNVTNNAKPVNFEADSDGFATGVEGTIYYKLPQGEITLYFDDPYVGSDGFSAQSSSPAYTVQVIGGSGNVCNVTYLVSNT